One Persicobacter psychrovividus DNA window includes the following coding sequences:
- a CDS encoding cell division protein ZapA, with translation MGDLSIKIKIADREYPMRVAESDVNKVQKVAELINNQINDYRSKYRCDDRQDLLAMVVFDALMNQVESHEYESTIDQKVSFLNELLDNNL, from the coding sequence ATGGGGGACTTATCGATCAAAATTAAAATCGCTGACCGAGAATACCCTATGAGGGTCGCCGAGAGCGACGTAAATAAGGTTCAGAAGGTTGCGGAGCTTATCAACAACCAGATCAACGATTACCGCAGCAAATACCGCTGCGATGACCGCCAGGATCTTTTAGCAATGGTTGTTTTTGATGCTTTAATGAACCAAGTTGAAAGTCATGAGTACGAAAGTACCATCGACCAAAAGGTAAGCTTCCTAAACGAACTACTGGACAATAACTTATGA